TAATGGTAGTATAGAGGTTTTTGATTATCAGTTTCGATATACATTTAATGATGATGGAACATTGGCTACTTCTGAATATTCTTTGGATGGTGCTCCTTATGTGAAGACCCAATATAATTATGAAGAGGTTGGGCAAGTTAATCAAATTGAAAATATACGAAAGGAAGAATTGATGCAAAAATATGATGTATTTGATTGTAGTGGGAGAAAAACACGGTTAGGAAAAGGAATTAAAATTTTACGAAATAAAAGTGGATTGGTGAAGAAATTCGCTGTAAAATAATTTTTAGACAATTTCGAGGGTGCGTCATGGACTTGTGGCACACCCTCTTGTATTCTGTTTTTTTGAAAAAAGCCATTTTTTCTTCTGTTTTGTACTTTTTACATACTTGCAGCTTCTTCGAAAAGGAATTCCCAAGCATCGTTTAATTTACGCAAAGGGAGACGCTCTTTTACGAGCTTTATCTTTAATGCTTTGCAGAATGCTTTCAGAACAGATTCTGTTGTAAGGTCGGGAACGGAAATTTGCAAAGGACAACGGTTATTGTACAATGCCTGCTTTCTGTAAGTCTTCTGTTGTAAAAAAGAAGGCATGTTGACAACGGATTCTGTGGCTTCTGTTGCCATCTCCTCCAGCTTAATATAGTTAGGATGTTTAGAGAACAAACAAGTCGTCCATTGTTACTACCGACTGAACATCCCAAGCATAAGGATTGTCGGATAATCCCATGGTCGTAATCATTGTAAAATGTACGGCTTTCTAGGAGAGAAATGTGCTTTAAACGTGCGGAATGTGCTTAAAAAAGACGCATTCCGCACGTTTAAAGCACATTTTTTGTTTATATTCTCTTTAACCACAGATCCATGAATCTGTCGTAGATGATGTATCCTTCATTGGTTCTATATACCAATTCCTTGTCTTCCAGAACCTTGAGGGCTGCCTTTACGCTGCTAGCTCCACTCAGCTTGTGCTCCTTGATGAATTTGCCTGATGTAGGCTGGGTAACAATGTCATCTTTGGCAATAGCTTTCAGAAGAGCGAACTGGTTTTCAGTGAAGAACTGAACCATGTTCTCAAACTGTGGTTCTCTGCCTTGTAGGATGGAGAGTAAGGCGGCATTCACTTGCTCAATACAGTAAATGGTAAGCTCCGTTTCATAGAGGCGATTCATGATGCATTGAATATACCAGGTATGGCCATTAAACTGGTGGTAGATTTGTTCGAAAACATCCTTCGATAGATTACCGCCTTTCTGCTTAAAGAAGTTTTGACAGAAGTCATAATAAATGCTGCAATCCAATGGCTTCAGTCCCATCATCTCAGTGCTTTGGTAAAATGGATGTTTCGGCGAGCCGAATATCTCAGCCATCAGATGATGCTTGCTGCCGGAGAAGATGAAATGCACATGTTGGGCAAACTGGATATAAGAACGTAGCAATGCCTCTGTGCCTTTCTCTGGATATTCTGCAATCTGCTGAAATTCATCGATGGCGATATATACCTCTTTCCCACTCTCGTTGAGATAGTTGAAGATGCTGCGGATAGTGATGTCCTCTTGGGATGGCTCTATTGTGATAGATACGCTAGGTTCACCAGTTAATGGATCCATGCTGAGTACAGGGCGCAAGGCACTGAAGAAGGCGATGGTTTTCTCTATGAATGAGGAGTTCTTGCGGACGATGTCATTGATAACCATTACGCCAAATTGTTCCACAAAGTCGTGCAAGTTCTTGGTGGCGAATATGTCAAGGTATAGGCATGCTGTATCCTTCTCTTCTGTATCCAGATGATAGAATGTATTCTTTATAAGCCCTGTTTTCCCTATTCTTCGAGGAGAAATGAGGGTAACGTTCCTTCCATTCTTCAGGTGCGATATCAAAGTCTTTGTTTCTGCCTCTCTGTCGCAGAAATACTCAGGACTTTCATAACCTTGATAGATGAAAGGATTTGCTAATTTCCTGTTACTTAGTTTCATACGCCATTACATTTTTTGTGTTACAACTTTGTTGTAATGGCAAAGATACAACTATTTATTGAATATGCAAAAGAAAAAGGCAGAAAGTTGAGGAATATTCTCAATTTTCTGCCATTTATTAGCCTATCACATTGCATAGTTGGTTGATGGCTGCATCAAAAGTGGTGAGGTCTTTGGCTCGCTTTCTGATGGAAACGAACAGTAGTAAAGTATTGAGAGTGTCAGCCGTATTGAAATCGTAGTTCTTACCCGTATCTGATGTGTATGAAATGTTTTCTTGCGTCAGCTCCTTTATCGCTCTGAGGATAGTGTCAGAGCTACAAGTGCGAAGTGTCGGATGAAGCGAGAGATGGTTCAGCAAATGAGTAGTGACATCCTCAATACATGAGCCACCACAGAAGTAGATACTCATGAGAGAACGGATGATTTCGCTGTACCGATAACCGAACGATTTACACCTTAGACCGAGGGTTGAGTCGATTACAGATGACAATGTGGAGTCAAATGCTCCATGATTGAAAATATTCACTCCAACAGGAGTGAGTTTCTCAGATTTAATTTGTATCTTTGCCATGTCATATCAGAGTTTTGCTTGTTTATTTTTGCAACACTAAGATAAGTGAATTCTTCGACATGACAAAATCCTGGTCAACTTTTGTTGCTCAGGTACTTAGAGGATTTAATTTATAATAGTGTTGCGGAATTAAGGGAAAAACAATGAAGATAAGAAAATGGTTACTCTTAGCTGTTGCCAGTATGCAGATGACTGGTGTCATGGCTGACAACGTACGTGAGAAGATTCTCATAGACGAAGGATGGAAGTTTGCTTTTGGAAATGCTGCCGATCCTGCCAAGGATTTTGGCTGTGGTACTGAGTATTTCAACTATCTGACCAAGGCAAATTCCATACATAACGCAGGTCCGTATGCTCAGAAATTCAACGATTCCACCTGGGTGTCTGTTACTATCCCTCACGATTGGGTGACCAATCTGTCTTATGCTCGGAATGCAAGTCATTCGCATGGTTATAAGACTGTAGGATATAAATTTCCAGAGACAAGTGTAGGATGGTATCGTAAAACTATCAGTATTCCTAAGGAGGACTTGGGAAAGCATATCGCCATTCAGTTTGATGGCATCTTCCGTAACGCACAAGTGTGGTTCAACGGATTTTATATGGGAACGGAACCGAGTGGCTATGCTACACAGGTGTATGATGTGACCGAATATGTCAACTATGGAGGCGAGAACCTCATCTGTGTGCGTGCTGACGCAACATTAGAGGAAGGATGGTTTTATGAAGGGGCAGGCATCTATCGAGATGCTTGGCTGTTGAAGTCTGCTTCCGTAAGTGTGGCACCGTTTGGCACTTTCGTGTTTGCCGATATCAAGAAGCCCTATGATGCTGCGGTGGTTCATGTGAAAACTGAGGTCAACAACCATTCGCTTGAATCGCAGCAATGCAGTGTAGAGCAACGACTGCTGGACGCAGAAGGTAAACTGGTGGGAAAGGCTGAAAGCGTAAACCTTAGTCTAAACGCCAAACAGACCCTTGGTTGCGAACAGACCATAGCTCTCGATCATCCGCATCTGTGGTCAACTGACGACCCTTATATATATAAGGTGGAAACTACGGTAAAGGTGAATGGCGAAGTGACAGATGTCTATGAAACGACAACTGGTATCCGTGAAGTGGTGTTTGATGCTCAATCGGGTTTCATGCTTAATGGAAAACCCATCAAACTGAAGGGCGTCAATATGCATCAGGATCATGCTGGGGTAGGGGCTGCTATTCCCGATGCTTTGCAGGCTTGGCGCATCAAGAAGCTCAAGAAGTTTGGCTGTAATGCCTATCGTGCTTCACATAACCCCATGACACCTGCCTTGCTCGATATTTGTGATAGAGAAGGTATGTTGGTCATCGACGAAAACCGTTTGACTGGTATCAACACAGAACACTTGCGCTTGCTGGAGAATATGATTAAGCGTGACCGAAACCATCCATCAGTCATTCTGTGGAGTGATGGTAATGAGGAGTGGGGAATAGAAAACTCCGTACAGGGCACACGTATTGCTGCTGCCATGCGAGAATATACCCGACTGCTCGATCCTACACGTCATTCTACTATTGCCAATGCCGGAGGTTCGGAAATGATTAAAGGACTGGATGTGGTTGGCTTTAATTATATCGTGCAAAACGATGTGGATAATAGAAAAAAAGCTAATCCTGACTGGAAAATCGTGGGCACAGAGGAAACAACCGGTTGTGGTACTCGTGGGGTGTATTTCGAATCAAAAGAACAGCCCGGACACATGGTTAGCATGAACAGAGGAACAAAACCTGGCGTGGAAAACGTGATAGAGCGCGGATGGAATTTCTATGATGAACGCCCATGGGCTGCCGGTCTTTTCTATTGGACAGGATTTGACTATCGTGGAGAACCTAATCCGCTGAAATATCCTGCCCATGAGTCTGAGTTTGGTATCCTTGACTATTGCGGTTTCATGAAAGATGAAGCATGGTATCTGAAATCTGTATGGACTGACGAGCCTGTGTTGCATATATTCCCACACTGGAATCTGCAAGGACATGAAGGTGAAACCGTGGAGGTTTGGGCGTATAGCAACTGCGACGAAGTGGAACTGATAGTGAATGGAAAGAAACTGGGACGCCAGACTATGCCTAAGAACGGTCACCTGAAATGGAAAGCTGTTTATCAGCCCGGAAAGGTTGTGGCTATTGGTTATAAGAATGGTAAACGTATGCTTACCAAGCAGGTGGAAACTACCAAGCCGGCTTATAAGATTGTGATGAAAACAGACCGTCAGACGATCAGTGCAGACGGACGCGATGTGGCTGTTGTCACAGTAGAAGTGCAGGATGCTAAGGGACGTATTGTGCCCGATGCTTGTCCGAAGCTGACGTTTAAACTTTCAGGAGATGGCAAAATACTCGGTGTAGGAAATGGAGATCCGTCTTATCTTGGTGCTGATCATCCTAATCATAACGACTGCCATGAGTTTAGCATACCTGCATTCAATGGACTGGCGCAGGTGATTATCCAGAGTTCACGCAATTCCTCTGCACTGCAGTTGAGAGGCGAAGCCAACGAGCTTAAAGCTGGAGAACTGACAATAAATACTAAATGATATGGAGGGGAAGGTGAAAGCCTTCCCTTTTTTTATTCATGATGCAAATGGGGTTTATGCCGTGAGTGAATATGATGATGGGTGACAAGGACTTGGGGCTTTCAGCCTCAATAAACAGGAATGATGGTTGATACGAAGCAAGATATAAAGGTTGGAAAACCTGTCTGCGTGCTGTTTGCAAATTAATACGCTTTGGGTGTTGCCAAGCACTTGCTCTGATTATTCTATCACATTGCATAGTTGGTTGATGGCTGCATCAAAAGTGGTGAGGTCTTTCGCTCGCTTTCTGATGGCTGTCTTGTAATTATAGATGGTTTGCGTAGAATAGAACAGGAGGGTGGCCAGTTCCTGACCATCCGTAATTCCTAGTCGCATCAGTGCATAGATACGCAGTTCCTTGGTGAGACTGTTAGGGGCTGGGAGAACAATCTGCTTTTCTGGCAACAGCAGTTGGTTGAACTCATCCACGAAGTTAGGGTATAAGTCCATAAAAGCCTTATCGAATCGGTTGTAGAAACTTGAAGCTTCCTCTTCTGCCAACTTATAGCTGTTGATGGCGGTAAGGAGGTCGGCAGTCTGTTTCGCCTTGATCTTGCGGCTCACCAACTTGCGATAATCGTCGAGTTTCTTGATATAGACGGCACTGATGTCCATAAACAATCTCATATAAGTCTCCCTGCGCTTGTTGGTATTGAGCAGCTTCTGGTTCAGTTCGTCCAAGAGTGTATTTTGACTCTTCACCTCCCGACGACTCTTTGCCAAACGCTTATTTATCCTGAAGACAAAGAACATCATCGCCAAGAAGCCAAGAGACACGATACTTACCACAACCAGCGATGCCGTGATGATTCGATTTTGACGTATTCCTTGCTGATGATTCGTTTCCGTGATAAGCGGAAGTATGCGAGAGATCTCAACCATTCGAAGACGATTGTTATAAAACTGAGCATCTTCCATCGAACAATAGATATACTTTGACACACGCTTCGCATACTTAGCATCCTTATTATATAGATAGGTGGAAAGTTCCTGAAGTGCCAAATTTTCTTTCAAGGGACAAATTTGGTCGGAGATGGCCGCCTCTACCAAATATTTCTCATATATGTCCATCTGCCCATTGTCCTGATAATAACGAGCTATACAATATGCTGCAGAAGCATGTACTCTACTGTCAATAGGACTGGCGGCAAGGGCTTTCTGATACCAGCCCAACACTTTCTTGTCTGTGCGATGTAGCAAATACTCCAACTCACCACTCAGATAATAATAGAGCGCGGAATGCTTGTTGCCTACATATTCAAGGGTCTTGGCAAGATAGAGTCTTTTTTTATCTTGCATTTCCTCCTTGAATTCAGACCTTTCGCAGAAAGCTTCCCAATAGTTATACACCCATGTCAAGGTGTAATAATAGTATTGCATCAGCTTGGGCGAAATGTCTTCTGGCTTCAAAGAAAGCAACAGGTCTTCTGCCTGACTATAGAATCCACCTGTGGATAACACCGCAGCCCGATTGATCTTGTTGAGGTTGATGAAATAGTCATCATGCAACTGTTCTGCCAATTGCAGGCCCCTGTTGGCATATACCATGGCTGAGTCATATCGATAAGTATAATACTCACGATAGATTTGATTGTAAAGACTCAGACGCTCTCGTTTGTCGGAAGTAAAATTCAGTTTTTTCTTCATTCGTATGAGTTTCTTCTCTTTCTTGGAAGAGAACTCGTCCCGACGAGCAATATATTGGTCCAGACGATGAAGCAACTCATCCTCGTCGTCCAAATCCGCATTACGGGAAAATGCCGCATTTGCCAACATCGGCATCACCACCATCATCAAGAGCCATACTATCTTCTTCATTGTCCTTTGTTTGTTATTGTTCTTACCTGTTTTTGCTTTGTTATGAAAGAGAATAACCCTTTACGGCTGCAAAAATACGACTTTTATTCTTCTTTTCAACATCTACTCTCATAAAAAGTATTAATTCTATATATATTCTGATTATTAGGCAGTTAAGTCTTTATAAGAGTATCCAAGCATCTACTCACGCCCTACACACAGCACCAAGGTGTCTAAAAACAATCTATCTTTGTAACCGAAATCTAAACGCATTCGATTCAGATTAAAACATTTTGGAATGAACAAATAAATTTAATAATGTAACTAAAAAAAGAATAAGTTATGAACCTAAAAATCCGTACATTTTCCATGGCTTTGGCTGTAATGTCAGCGACAAGCTACATGTATGCACTTCCTTCTAATCATCATGAAGAGAAGTCAAGTACAAAAGAAAAGAAGTCTTTCAACCTCGAAGAGGAATCCGTAGAGAAGGACAAGAAGGAAGAGCGTAACGTGATGCTTAATGCTGCCGACGCCAACAAGCCTCGTGAAATCCAGATTGGATTGCCGAGCGAAGACGTAACCGTATATGAGAACGGTCTTCCTGCAGTTTATTCATCCTCAGTTCACAAACTCTCAGCCCACTGGCGCAGCGATGCCTCTCTGAAAGGTACCGACCTGATGACGCCTTCCGAGTCGGCTATTGCCACAGGTAACATTGCTTACGCTGTATCTTCTTTCAGCGAATTTGGTCAGAAAGAGTTCAAGGGCAAGCTCAATTACAAGGCGAACCACTTCGGTATGCAGAACTTTGACCTTAACCTCTCTGGTGGCATCGGTACCAACTGGCTCTATACTGCTAGTATGTACCAGAACTTCGACCCAGGAAGTTTCAAGCTTCGCTTCACCGATTACGCAGATCGTACCCAGATTTATCATTTCGGTCTGACCCGAATTCTGAACGAAGGCAAGGGACGCATCTCCTTATTATATAAGTACTCAAACAGCAAGAACCCAGGCAACTTTGCTAATGCGGCACCTTTCATCTACGCAGGTGACGGCAGCATCAAGAAAATCGCCGGCTTCGACCCAGGCATGGACTCCTATGTTCAGCGACAAGGTTCTTTCCAATACTTGAACACCAAGACTGGCAAGATGGAGACCTGGAACATGAGCAACGGAAGCGAGAACCACGCCAACGAGATTGCCCTCATCAGCCAGTACCAATTTGACAACGGATGGTTGTGGAAATTCAACGCTAAATACATGAATGCTCCTCGCGCCAACTACGTGGATTACGGTGGTAGCTCTATCTCGGAGGTGAGCGAGGCTGATGGTTATCAGTTCTCCGATGGCTCAGCTTATAGCGGACTCATTGAGGGACGACGTACTTGGTTGCACGTAGGAAAGGTGAGTAATGCTCTCATGACGACAGAAATCAGCAAGCAGCTGAACAACCACAAGTTGATGATAGGTCTGAACGAGTGGTATTATCATCTCGACTACTATTCATCATCTTTCCAGTGGGCTGGTACCGTGGAGCCTTATCCTCGCACATTGAGCCAAATGTACGTAAATCCTCTTGACCCTACACTGACCGCACGTCGCTCCGAGACCTTTGGATATAACGAGCTGAGTCCTGAATACACCAAGGGTTCTGAGAACAAGTTGGCTGTTTATTTTACCGACGAATGGAGAGTAACCCCTAAGTTCAAAGTCTTCTATGGCGGACGTCTGGAGTACTATCGCATGTCGGCAAACCAAATTTCTGCCTCACGCTTCAAGGGATTCCATATCGGCAATTACAACACCTATTCTACTGCGGAGGATGGTTCTATCGTAGCCACAGCGCATAATATCGAACCAGCCAAGGTGACCAAGAACAAACTGAACTATGCG
This is a stretch of genomic DNA from Segatella hominis. It encodes these proteins:
- a CDS encoding DUF6377 domain-containing protein; this encodes MKKIVWLLMMVVMPMLANAAFSRNADLDDEDELLHRLDQYIARRDEFSSKKEKKLIRMKKKLNFTSDKRERLSLYNQIYREYYTYRYDSAMVYANRGLQLAEQLHDDYFINLNKINRAAVLSTGGFYSQAEDLLLSLKPEDISPKLMQYYYYTLTWVYNYWEAFCERSEFKEEMQDKKRLYLAKTLEYVGNKHSALYYYLSGELEYLLHRTDKKVLGWYQKALAASPIDSRVHASAAYCIARYYQDNGQMDIYEKYLVEAAISDQICPLKENLALQELSTYLYNKDAKYAKRVSKYIYCSMEDAQFYNNRLRMVEISRILPLITETNHQQGIRQNRIITASLVVVSIVSLGFLAMMFFVFRINKRLAKSRREVKSQNTLLDELNQKLLNTNKRRETYMRLFMDISAVYIKKLDDYRKLVSRKIKAKQTADLLTAINSYKLAEEEASSFYNRFDKAFMDLYPNFVDEFNQLLLPEKQIVLPAPNSLTKELRIYALMRLGITDGQELATLLFYSTQTIYNYKTAIRKRAKDLTTFDAAINQLCNVIE
- a CDS encoding TonB-dependent receptor yields the protein MNLKIRTFSMALAVMSATSYMYALPSNHHEEKSSTKEKKSFNLEEESVEKDKKEERNVMLNAADANKPREIQIGLPSEDVTVYENGLPAVYSSSVHKLSAHWRSDASLKGTDLMTPSESAIATGNIAYAVSSFSEFGQKEFKGKLNYKANHFGMQNFDLNLSGGIGTNWLYTASMYQNFDPGSFKLRFTDYADRTQIYHFGLTRILNEGKGRISLLYKYSNSKNPGNFANAAPFIYAGDGSIKKIAGFDPGMDSYVQRQGSFQYLNTKTGKMETWNMSNGSENHANEIALISQYQFDNGWLWKFNAKYMNAPRANYVDYGGSSISEVSEADGYQFSDGSAYSGLIEGRRTWLHVGKVSNALMTTEISKQLNNHKLMIGLNEWYYHLDYYSSSFQWAGTVEPYPRTLSQMYVNPLDPTLTARRSETFGYNELSPEYTKGSENKLAVYFTDEWRVTPKFKVFYGGRLEYYRMSANQISASRFKGFHIGNYNTYSTAEDGSIVATAHNIEPAKVTKNKLNYAATLQLTYNLTNQFGLTADATIATRFPRISEYAGTGPTEEQYKRVTIPLIRGGIFYKNDWIDLSSMITYISKSNNIDQQNLTKPGTSEGKTVLLIYNIQTLGWTTSAEINPFKNFHMHALFTYQKPVYKNYNASVTFNDGQTMGVNANNMIVKEIPQVLIELDPKYDITKNLNAWLSFRYFGKTYANLQEALYFNGHWETFGGINWNVNKKLSLGVSVINILNEKGAKGTINGSELITKEEASKYAGKYMSGSYLRPFTIEFSAGIKF
- the galA gene encoding beta-galactosidase GalA; amino-acid sequence: MKIRKWLLLAVASMQMTGVMADNVREKILIDEGWKFAFGNAADPAKDFGCGTEYFNYLTKANSIHNAGPYAQKFNDSTWVSVTIPHDWVTNLSYARNASHSHGYKTVGYKFPETSVGWYRKTISIPKEDLGKHIAIQFDGIFRNAQVWFNGFYMGTEPSGYATQVYDVTEYVNYGGENLICVRADATLEEGWFYEGAGIYRDAWLLKSASVSVAPFGTFVFADIKKPYDAAVVHVKTEVNNHSLESQQCSVEQRLLDAEGKLVGKAESVNLSLNAKQTLGCEQTIALDHPHLWSTDDPYIYKVETTVKVNGEVTDVYETTTGIREVVFDAQSGFMLNGKPIKLKGVNMHQDHAGVGAAIPDALQAWRIKKLKKFGCNAYRASHNPMTPALLDICDREGMLVIDENRLTGINTEHLRLLENMIKRDRNHPSVILWSDGNEEWGIENSVQGTRIAAAMREYTRLLDPTRHSTIANAGGSEMIKGLDVVGFNYIVQNDVDNRKKANPDWKIVGTEETTGCGTRGVYFESKEQPGHMVSMNRGTKPGVENVIERGWNFYDERPWAAGLFYWTGFDYRGEPNPLKYPAHESEFGILDYCGFMKDEAWYLKSVWTDEPVLHIFPHWNLQGHEGETVEVWAYSNCDEVELIVNGKKLGRQTMPKNGHLKWKAVYQPGKVVAIGYKNGKRMLTKQVETTKPAYKIVMKTDRQTISADGRDVAVVTVEVQDAKGRIVPDACPKLTFKLSGDGKILGVGNGDPSYLGADHPNHNDCHEFSIPAFNGLAQVIIQSSRNSSALQLRGEANELKAGELTINTK
- a CDS encoding AAA family ATPase is translated as MKLSNRKLANPFIYQGYESPEYFCDREAETKTLISHLKNGRNVTLISPRRIGKTGLIKNTFYHLDTEEKDTACLYLDIFATKNLHDFVEQFGVMVINDIVRKNSSFIEKTIAFFSALRPVLSMDPLTGEPSVSITIEPSQEDITIRSIFNYLNESGKEVYIAIDEFQQIAEYPEKGTEALLRSYIQFAQHVHFIFSGSKHHLMAEIFGSPKHPFYQSTEMMGLKPLDCSIYYDFCQNFFKQKGGNLSKDVFEQIYHQFNGHTWYIQCIMNRLYETELTIYCIEQVNAALLSILQGREPQFENMVQFFTENQFALLKAIAKDDIVTQPTSGKFIKEHKLSGASSVKAALKVLEDKELVYRTNEGYIIYDRFMDLWLKRI